TCAGGTAGCGACTGCCGGTGATGCGCCCATTTCGTTGGCAAGAAGTTCAAATGGAGAAGTTTCTATTCAATCGGGAAATAAAAATGAGACCGTATTATACAGTTTGAACAATGCAAAGGCAAGTGTCTATAAAGCGCCTTTTGATTTACGCGCCGGCGGTACAGTAACGGCTTGGTATCAGCAAAATGAAAAATTGAAGGTAACACAACAATACACTAAAATCGAAACCATTCCAATGGAAGTTGTTTTTGCTTCAAGTCAAGAGACTGGTGAGGGGGATGCCAAGAACCTATTGGATGGAGATCCTTCCTCGATTTGGCATACGATGTATTCGGTTACTGTAGCACAGTATCCACATTGGGTTGATTTTGATGCTGGGAGTAGCAAAACAATTAAGGGCTTCACTTTTCTACCAAGACAGGATGGACCGAATGGCGATATCAAGGATTATAAGATCCAGGTGAGTAAAGATGGGAAGAACTGGGAAGATGTGATGTCCGGATCTTTTGAACGGAATAAAAAATTAAAAACTGTTCGATTCGAAAAGCCTGTGAAAGGACGTTATATCCGCTTTACAGGACTTAACTCCCAACGTGGTGATGATTATGCTTCCGGAGCTGAATTTGCTGTTATCGCTGAATAATTTGCTTTAAATCGCATATTGAGCCAGCACCTGTCAAACAGGTGCTGGCTTTTTTGTTGGCGACCTAGGATAAGATTAAATAGTGCGATCGATATGTCTGAACGATCGTTTCGTTTCACGTAAGGTAAGGTCTCGGGCGATAATTTTGCAAACTTATTACATATAATGTTCGCGCACTTCTGTATTTTTAGGCCAGTTTAAACCGAGGCAAACCGGACAGTATGGAAATAAATAAACTTGATAATGCGCCTTTTACGGCATACCAAAAACTTGTGGTCTTTTTATTGGCCATGACACAATTTACGGTCGTGCTTGATTTTATGGTGATGTCACCGATGGGGGATATCCTTATGAAAGCCATCGATCTCAAACCAGCTCAATTTGGGATTGCGGTTTCGGCCTATGCTTTTAGCGCGGGTGCTTCTGGTCTGCTGACCGCGGGCTTTGCCGATCGTTTTGATCGAAAGAAGCTGCTGCTTTTTTTCTATTCTGGCTTTATTATCGGGACCTTCTGCTGTAGCTTTGCTAACGATTACTGGACTTTGGTCGCTGCTCGAATCATCACGGGCCTCTTTGGAGGGGTCATTGGTTCGATCTCCATGGCTATTATCACCGATATCTTTACGCTTCAGCAACGTGGACGTGTGATGGGCTTTGTACAGATGGGCTTTGGCGCCAGCCAGGTCCTAGGCATTCCGATAGGTCTGTATATCGCAAACAATTGGGGCTGGCATAGCGCCTTTTTATGGATTGCCGTGATGGCTTTGATTATTGTCATTATCATTGCAATTAAACTCATTCCGATTACAGCACATATCGGTCTTCAGAAACATCAATCTGCGTTAAAGCACCTTTGGCTGACTTTTTCACAGCGAGAATATCGTATCGGCTTCGCTGCAACAGCCTTGCTATCCATTGGAGGTTATATGATGATGCCTTTTGGAAGTGCTTTTGCAGTCAATAACCTCAAAGTTAGCCATGAGCAGCTGCCGATGTTGTTTATGATTTCGGGTGTCGCTTCATTGATTATTATGCCTATCGTTGGGAAATTGAGCGACCGTTACGATAAGTTTAAGATTTTCGCGTTCGCTTCCCTTTGGCTCATGGTTGTCGTATTTATCTACACGAACCTAGGTGTTACTCCATTTTATATTGTTGTTATCTTAAACATTTTAATGATGGCGGGCATTTTAAGTCGGATGACGCCTTCTTCCGCTTTGATCACGGCTGTTCCGGAGATGAAAGATCGGGGTGCATTTATGAGTATCAGTTCATCGTTGCAGCAGCTGGCAGGAGGTGTGGCAGCTTCGCTAGCAGGTGTAATCATTGTTCAAGAAACAAAAGAAAGCCCCTTGGAACATTATCCTACATTAGGGATGAGTGTGATTCTGCTCTCTATCATCGGTATTTTTATGATCTACCGGGTGAGCAGTATGATTAAAAAGCGAAAAGCCAATTCTTAAAACAAAATTGTTCTTATCGTTATTAGTACTTAAAATATAAATTGCTAAAGAGAGATGGAATTATGGAAAAAATAGTTAGATATCCACATCCAAATGGAGAGATAACCGTTCTTTGGATACCTGAACGCTGTGCACATGCTGCGGTTTGTGTGAAGAGTCTCCCAAATGTG
The Sphingobacterium multivorum genome window above contains:
- a CDS encoding MFS transporter, producing the protein MEINKLDNAPFTAYQKLVVFLLAMTQFTVVLDFMVMSPMGDILMKAIDLKPAQFGIAVSAYAFSAGASGLLTAGFADRFDRKKLLLFFYSGFIIGTFCCSFANDYWTLVAARIITGLFGGVIGSISMAIITDIFTLQQRGRVMGFVQMGFGASQVLGIPIGLYIANNWGWHSAFLWIAVMALIIVIIIAIKLIPITAHIGLQKHQSALKHLWLTFSQREYRIGFAATALLSIGGYMMMPFGSAFAVNNLKVSHEQLPMLFMISGVASLIIMPIVGKLSDRYDKFKIFAFASLWLMVVVFIYTNLGVTPFYIVVILNILMMAGILSRMTPSSALITAVPEMKDRGAFMSISSSLQQLAGGVAASLAGVIIVQETKESPLEHYPTLGMSVILLSIIGIFMIYRVSSMIKKRKANS